The sequence below is a genomic window from Thiomonas intermedia.
CCTCGAACAGCTTGGCCGAAGAGTTTTCGATTTCCTTAACATTCGCCGAAGACTTCTTACCACCCTCGGCTGGCGTTCCGTCCAATTTCTTCAATATTTCTGAAATTGATTGGCGGAATTTACCCACCTGGAATTTAATCGTGTCTTTATCAGGTTCTGAATTTGGTATTCGATTTACAAGCTGAAAAACGAGCTTTGTCAGGGAGTCTTCATCGTCTCCGCAGTTCTGGAACTGGGCGAAGGGCCCGGACGACGCTTCCTTCAGCTCTATGCCTAGCGCAACGCCCAGAATTGGAGTGTCTAATTTTCCCTTCGCCATTCCTGCTTCAAACAGTATCCAGGGCCTATCAACGCTTCGCTTCGTCAATAGGCATACGACATCAGATGCGCCCTGAATGTTCTTAATGATTTCTGGATACCATTCGACACCGTATTCGATGCCTTGATTTCCTCGGCGATCCGAGGTTCTGAAGGACTTTAATACGCCAGCGCTTACGCTTTTCAATAGATTGCTGAATGCCTCAGCAAACTCTGCGTCTCTGGTGTCGTGACTGATGAAGACAAGCGGGTTTGCTGACTTCGCTACCTGGTCTAGTTGGTCTTCGGCCATTGTGGCTCCTTAGGTATAACGTAATGTATCCGACCCATCATGCTGGATAAGCTGGGCGGTGTGGGATATTCTGGTCGCATCACTCGCCCGAAAAGCAAAATGAATCATGGGCTTACTTGCCTCTTCTTGGTTTTGAGACAAGGATAAAAAGCCGAGAAACTCGGCAACCCTGCTGGTCACGCCACAGGGCTGGGGCTCTGGGGAGGTCAGAGACCACAGGGGGCGAGTCGGGCCGCTCAAGCTTGCCTGATTTCAACACGCGCCTCACTCCCAATGCCCAAAATTCAGCCGCGACCAATGCCGTAATAGCGTAAGCCAGTGCTGCGCACGAATTCCGGGTCCCAGATGTTGCGGCCGTCGAACACCACGCGGTCGCGCAGCGTGGACGACAGCGCGGCGAAATCGGGTGAGCGGAAGGCGTGCCACTCGGTGATGACGGCCAGGGCGTCAGCACCTTCCAGCGTGGCGCGGGCATCGGCGGCGAAGGTCAGCGCGGGATGCTCGGGCAGCAGACGCCGCGCCATCTCCACGGCCACCGGGTCCCAGGCGCGCACTTTCGCACCGGCCTGCAGCAGGGCGGTGATGAGGTCGAGGCTGGGCGCATCGCGCAT
It includes:
- a CDS encoding toll/interleukin-1 receptor domain-containing protein, which translates into the protein MAEDQLDQVAKSANPLVFISHDTRDAEFAEAFSNLLKSVSAGVLKSFRTSDRRGNQGIEYGVEWYPEIIKNIQGASDVVCLLTKRSVDRPWILFEAGMAKGKLDTPILGVALGIELKEASSGPFAQFQNCGDDEDSLTKLVFQLVNRIPNSEPDKDTIKFQVGKFRQSISEILKKLDGTPAEGGKKSSANVKEIENSSAKLFEEIKIMFQDLPSRIERASPLEGRRRKRRFHPGMFEEMIHFSKDPKIGVKMALSLYREKMPWIYDEGVQLLSKLETSKTPATTKRLLHDFEELLMRSTRNPFVEEFLIDDKEEFVLFMELPRIILRNLEHFVL